From the Hallerella porci genome, one window contains:
- the glgA gene encoding glycogen synthase, translating into MKVALLTNEFPPDIYGGAGIHVQFLSRELRAHCEIEARAFGSQNDFEKNLHALGFAPKLDSKPKDARMGKILNPLDINLQWMSSLEGIDIVHCHTWYSHFGGVLASRLFECPLVLTTHSLEPHRPWKAEQLGNGGYQMSSWIERTAYEAADGVIAVSNEMKRDVMELYKVPADRVQVIYNGIDPDFYKPTFEPEVLDKYGIDKNKPFILFVGRITRQKGISQLISAIPHLKKDVQVVLCAGAPDTPELAAECEAKINALKQTRDGIFWIQEMMQHKELRVLYTYATAFVTPSLYEPFGIINLEAMSCGTPVVGSAVGGIPEIIVDGKTGFLVPLEPTSSTNFEPKNPDEFQHALADKLNVLLDNPEMAKKFGEASRQRAIDVFSWKSIAKQTFNFYESVIARYKAEGARK; encoded by the coding sequence ATGAAAGTCGCACTTCTTACCAACGAATTTCCTCCCGACATCTATGGCGGTGCCGGCATCCATGTTCAATTTCTTTCCCGCGAACTCCGCGCCCATTGCGAAATCGAAGCCCGCGCATTCGGTTCGCAGAATGATTTTGAAAAGAATCTGCATGCGCTCGGTTTTGCGCCGAAGCTCGATTCCAAGCCGAAAGACGCCCGCATGGGAAAAATTTTAAACCCGCTGGACATCAATTTGCAATGGATGAGCAGCCTCGAAGGCATCGACATTGTGCATTGTCACACTTGGTACAGTCACTTTGGAGGCGTTCTCGCTAGCCGTTTATTTGAATGTCCGCTTGTGCTAACGACGCATTCGCTCGAACCGCATCGTCCGTGGAAAGCAGAACAGCTCGGCAATGGCGGTTACCAAATGAGTTCTTGGATTGAACGCACCGCTTACGAAGCTGCCGACGGCGTCATCGCTGTTTCGAATGAAATGAAGCGCGATGTGATGGAACTTTACAAAGTCCCCGCAGACCGCGTCCAAGTCATTTACAACGGAATCGATCCTGACTTTTACAAGCCGACTTTTGAGCCCGAAGTCTTGGACAAATACGGCATCGACAAAAATAAACCGTTTATTCTCTTCGTCGGGCGCATTACCCGCCAGAAAGGAATTTCGCAACTGATCAGCGCAATTCCGCATTTGAAAAAAGATGTGCAAGTTGTTCTCTGCGCTGGTGCCCCCGATACTCCGGAACTCGCCGCAGAATGCGAAGCAAAAATCAATGCGTTAAAGCAAACCCGCGACGGCATTTTCTGGATTCAAGAAATGATGCAGCACAAAGAATTGCGCGTGCTTTACACCTACGCAACCGCTTTCGTCACGCCTTCGCTCTATGAACCGTTTGGCATTATCAATTTGGAAGCGATGAGTTGCGGAACGCCAGTCGTCGGCAGCGCAGTCGGAGGCATCCCCGAAATCATCGTCGACGGGAAAACCGGATTCTTGGTTCCGCTCGAACCGACTTCGTCCACCAATTTTGAGCCGAAAAATCCGGACGAATTCCAGCACGCACTCGCCGACAAATTAAATGTTCTCTTGGACAATCCCGAGATGGCAAAGAAATTTGGCGAAGCGAGTCGTCAACGCGCAATTGACGTTTTCAGTTGGAAAAGCATCGCCAAGCAAACTTTCAATTTTTACGAATCCGTTATCGCTCGTTACAAAGCCGAAGGCGCTCGTAAATAA
- a CDS encoding AAA family ATPase, with the protein MKIITLHFKNVNSLAGEWTLRFDDPAFLRNHLFAIAGPTGSGKTSILDAISLALYGKTPRQDSVADKTKLDNGPELVMTLGTGESFSEVEFESAGNRYKAIWKVHRAGNKPDGKMQSPEVKLLFEKDGEYIAHDEVSKTKEVQKKIEEIVGLNFDQFMRAVMLPQGGFDNFLKSKREEKAAILEKLSGQEIYRKISKAVFARNKEEQGKLDSIQENLNGIQLMPDNEARDLEAWLGEAEKTKVTKSAELKKNEEYKRTLEDIEKAEKNCQNLRKEAALLGEKNRQLDGDRRRVQRSDEAQTLVAPLKVVENLRKDFAEKMKQKKALQEQMPQKKQACETAKNDLDKRTQEEENLRSEDKNRNALRDSVSSLDAEIRQLKASFEEKKTAISSKEKDIKNLYQTGETYKEKRATLEKKLADCRNYEKTNSVHSTLESEQSIISDRLNRLDDAKIALGKSQDSLAKMKTRCVNAEKDLKQQELKFTQIAAEREKNLSKDINKIASLIQSSLHEGEACPVCGSTYHDNHEGAIASATEISATANRLNHLQKDFEAAQESVKTADYELKRAKDLVADAEKDVQTKTGDVSELMNIVFEKLKIYGFSESDLNSPQVVLERIKKWASNWKSCKDRIASDENQLQILDEQEKLLQEQIEKAQQDLDLLNKDLLGLKNALQDKSAERGKLFGSRDVAEDRKEYQTKIDTAEKNRTQANTQSTEAENALAAAQAQLQTIVEQLNLTERDKSHAETDLAAQLRKHSFASEEDLRHALIPDLEKQQMVQQYEKVAADLATAKGQLNQAETNLNELRSRDTGHTTLQTATSKIEVLQKELDDLNKNYTEKSQKFAVNQSEKKKSRDLSEKKAKQEEVTFLWNTMNSLIGSADGKTFVAYVQQLTLSRLVQAANKHLKSLDPRYTIETENNSLNILLYDSECGERRFAANLSGGETFLVSLSLALGLSSLASQRVRIDTLFLDEGFGSLDERKLQRAIEVLRNLGESNEKLIGVISHVNRVQEEITNHFEIIPTGNGHSRIEGPGVN; encoded by the coding sequence ATGAAAATTATAACATTGCATTTTAAAAATGTGAATTCTCTTGCGGGAGAATGGACGTTACGATTTGACGATCCCGCGTTTTTGCGCAATCATCTTTTTGCCATTGCGGGCCCGACGGGCTCGGGAAAAACTTCAATTTTGGATGCGATTTCTCTTGCGCTTTATGGAAAGACACCGCGCCAAGACAGCGTTGCGGACAAGACGAAGTTGGATAATGGACCCGAACTCGTGATGACGCTTGGAACGGGAGAATCCTTTTCGGAAGTGGAATTTGAATCGGCGGGGAATCGTTACAAAGCGATTTGGAAAGTGCATCGCGCAGGAAATAAACCTGACGGAAAAATGCAATCGCCGGAAGTCAAATTGTTGTTTGAAAAAGATGGCGAATACATTGCCCACGATGAAGTTTCGAAAACAAAAGAAGTGCAGAAAAAAATTGAAGAAATTGTCGGCTTAAATTTTGATCAATTTATGCGGGCGGTAATGCTTCCGCAGGGCGGCTTTGATAATTTCCTCAAAAGTAAGCGCGAAGAAAAAGCGGCGATTCTTGAAAAACTTTCGGGACAAGAAATTTATCGGAAAATTTCGAAGGCGGTTTTTGCTCGCAATAAAGAAGAACAAGGAAAATTAGATAGCATCCAAGAAAATTTGAATGGCATTCAGTTGATGCCTGACAACGAGGCGCGCGATTTGGAAGCGTGGCTCGGCGAAGCGGAAAAAACAAAGGTAACCAAGTCTGCGGAATTAAAGAAAAATGAAGAATACAAGCGGACATTGGAAGACATTGAAAAAGCCGAAAAGAATTGTCAAAATTTGCGGAAAGAGGCTGCGCTTTTAGGCGAAAAAAATCGCCAATTAGACGGCGATCGGAGACGCGTTCAGCGGAGCGATGAAGCGCAGACACTAGTCGCGCCGTTAAAAGTTGTGGAAAATTTGCGGAAAGATTTTGCGGAAAAAATGAAGCAGAAAAAAGCATTGCAAGAGCAAATGCCGCAAAAAAAGCAAGCCTGTGAAACGGCAAAAAATGATTTAGACAAGCGGACTCAAGAAGAAGAAAATTTACGCAGCGAAGATAAAAATCGGAATGCTCTTCGCGATAGTGTTTCGTCTTTGGATGCGGAAATTCGCCAGTTGAAAGCATCTTTTGAAGAAAAGAAAACGGCGATTTCTTCAAAAGAAAAAGACATCAAAAATTTGTACCAAACTGGGGAAACATATAAAGAGAAACGCGCTACTTTAGAAAAAAAATTAGCGGATTGTCGCAATTATGAAAAAACGAATTCGGTGCATTCAACATTGGAGAGCGAACAATCGATTATTTCGGATCGGTTAAATCGTTTGGACGATGCGAAAATTGCTTTGGGAAAATCACAAGATTCGCTTGCGAAGATGAAAACGCGTTGCGTGAATGCGGAAAAAGATTTGAAGCAACAAGAGCTCAAATTTACTCAAATTGCTGCGGAACGCGAAAAAAATCTTTCAAAAGATATCAACAAAATTGCATCGTTAATTCAATCGTCTTTGCACGAAGGCGAAGCGTGCCCAGTCTGCGGCAGCACTTATCACGATAATCATGAAGGGGCGATTGCCTCGGCAACTGAAATTTCTGCGACCGCAAATCGTTTGAATCATTTGCAGAAAGATTTTGAAGCAGCGCAAGAAAGCGTGAAAACGGCAGATTACGAATTGAAACGTGCAAAAGATCTCGTCGCAGATGCAGAAAAAGATGTGCAAACGAAAACGGGTGACGTTTCGGAATTGATGAATATCGTTTTTGAAAAATTGAAAATTTACGGTTTTTCGGAGTCGGATTTGAATAGCCCGCAAGTTGTTTTGGAACGGATTAAAAAGTGGGCGTCCAATTGGAAATCTTGCAAGGATAGAATTGCTAGCGATGAAAATCAGTTGCAAATTCTTGACGAACAAGAAAAATTATTGCAAGAACAAATTGAAAAAGCGCAACAAGATTTGGATCTTTTGAACAAAGATTTGCTGGGCTTAAAAAATGCTTTGCAAGATAAATCGGCAGAACGCGGAAAGCTTTTTGGTTCGCGGGATGTGGCGGAAGATCGCAAAGAATATCAAACGAAAATTGATACGGCGGAGAAAAATCGGACGCAAGCGAATACGCAATCCACTGAAGCTGAAAATGCACTTGCCGCAGCGCAGGCGCAGTTGCAGACGATTGTGGAACAGTTGAATTTGACGGAACGCGATAAATCGCACGCCGAAACGGATCTTGCAGCACAACTCCGCAAACACAGTTTTGCGTCGGAAGAAGATTTGCGTCATGCGTTAATTCCGGATTTGGAAAAGCAGCAAATGGTGCAGCAATATGAAAAAGTGGCTGCGGATTTGGCGACAGCAAAAGGTCAGTTGAATCAAGCAGAAACGAATTTGAATGAATTACGTTCTCGCGATACAGGTCACACGACTCTTCAAACCGCAACTTCAAAAATTGAAGTGCTGCAAAAAGAATTGGATGATTTGAATAAAAATTATACTGAAAAATCGCAGAAATTTGCGGTGAACCAAAGCGAAAAGAAAAAGTCTAGGGATTTGTCAGAAAAGAAAGCGAAGCAAGAAGAGGTGACATTCCTTTGGAATACGATGAATTCGCTTATCGGTAGCGCCGATGGAAAAACTTTTGTCGCTTATGTGCAACAGCTGACTTTGTCGCGTTTGGTGCAGGCGGCGAATAAACACTTGAAGAGTTTAGATCCGCGTTATACGATTGAAACCGAAAACAATTCGTTAAACATTTTGCTTTACGATTCGGAATGTGGAGAGCGTCGCTTTGCAGCAAATCTTTCGGGCGGAGAAACTTTCCTCGTGAGCCTTTCTCTTGCGCTTGGACTTTCGTCGCTTGCAAGTCAGCGTGTCCGCATTGATACGCTCTTCTTAGACGAAGGTTTCGGCTCTTTGGACGAACGCAAATTGCAGCGTGCGATTGAAGTGCTTCGGAATTTGGGCGAAAGCAACGAAAAGTTAATCGGTGTCATTTCGCACGTGAACCGCGTCCAAGAAGAAATCACGAATCACTTTGAAATTATCCCGACTGGAAACGGTCACAGTCGCATTGAAGGTCCGGGAGTGAATTAA
- a CDS encoding exonuclease SbcCD subunit D C-terminal domain-containing protein, translating to MSHTGFRILHTSDWHLGNSLHDRSRQEEYRAFLSWLKETIVTNEVDALLVSGDIFDTGSPSNAAQELYFSFLTQLNGTCCKNVVITAGNHDSPSTLNVARSVLELLHVRVIASPDVENHFANEVFALPNAENPQVILCAAPYLRDKALQASLENAKAATDEEFVRAGTKAHFEKLKNLARQLQENVGKSLPIIAMAHLYAAGSILSENAADTEYTVVGNLENVNVEIFPPAFDYVALGHIHRAQKVAGEDRIRYSGSPLPMGFDEANRESVVLLVDFEENNPPKIRPISVPQFRKMVTISGENLNEIRAKIAKANLETPKAFVRVRFTGTGSVGNLRDMLSSDFEKTTLEFVKAEYANRVDGSQTIAADDCDLSEHSPTEIFDRRLREEEKSTKKFDDKMRARLEGAFQEILKLVQEGGAQE from the coding sequence ATGAGTCATACTGGTTTTCGAATTTTGCATACATCGGATTGGCATTTGGGGAATTCTTTGCACGATCGTTCGCGGCAAGAAGAATACAGAGCCTTTCTTTCGTGGTTAAAAGAAACAATTGTTACGAACGAAGTGGATGCACTTCTCGTTTCGGGCGATATCTTTGATACAGGTTCGCCGAGTAATGCTGCGCAAGAACTTTACTTTTCTTTTTTGACGCAGCTCAATGGCACGTGCTGTAAAAATGTCGTGATTACCGCAGGGAATCACGATTCGCCATCAACTTTAAATGTCGCACGCTCGGTTTTGGAATTGTTGCATGTGCGCGTCATCGCTTCGCCGGATGTAGAAAATCATTTTGCGAACGAAGTTTTTGCGCTTCCGAATGCAGAAAATCCGCAAGTGATTCTTTGTGCGGCTCCGTATTTGCGCGATAAAGCGTTACAGGCGAGTTTGGAAAATGCCAAAGCGGCAACGGACGAAGAATTTGTCCGCGCGGGCACGAAAGCGCATTTTGAAAAATTGAAAAATCTGGCGCGACAGTTGCAAGAAAATGTCGGAAAGTCACTTCCGATTATTGCGATGGCGCATCTTTATGCGGCGGGTTCAATTCTTTCAGAAAATGCTGCGGATACCGAATACACTGTCGTCGGCAATTTGGAAAATGTCAATGTCGAAATTTTCCCGCCGGCATTTGATTATGTCGCACTCGGCCATATTCATCGGGCGCAGAAAGTAGCGGGCGAAGATCGCATCCGTTATTCGGGTTCTCCGCTGCCGATGGGATTTGATGAAGCGAACCGCGAAAGCGTTGTGCTTCTCGTCGATTTCGAAGAAAATAATCCGCCGAAAATTCGTCCGATTAGCGTTCCGCAATTCCGCAAAATGGTGACGATTTCGGGCGAAAATTTGAATGAAATTCGTGCGAAAATTGCAAAGGCAAATTTGGAAACGCCTAAGGCATTTGTCCGCGTGCGTTTCACGGGCACAGGCTCGGTGGGGAATTTGCGTGACATGCTTTCTTCCGATTTTGAAAAGACGACTTTGGAATTTGTCAAAGCGGAATATGCAAATCGCGTGGACGGTTCGCAGACGATTGCCGCAGATGACTGCGATCTTTCGGAACATTCGCCGACCGAAATTTTTGATCGCCGTTTACGCGAAGAAGAAAAATCAACAAAAAAATTTGATGACAAGATGAGAGCACGTTTGGAAGGTGCGTTCCAAGAAATTTTAAAACTTGTGCAAGAAGGAGGGGCTCAGGAATGA
- a CDS encoding MFS transporter, which yields MEKLWSREFVLVGITNFLLFFSFYELLPILPLYIFEKFQAGAAISGVIISLYTIGALFCRPFAGFLVDSFPRKPLYLLMYLVFSAMFIGYAAAGTLFVLGVIRFLHGVGFGIASTAGSTIVIDVLPSSRRGEGIGYFGVTTNLAFATGPMTGMFLYEAYGANPVIALSVILCVIGLILIFPIRTKAKPIKKDTAPISLDRFFLTRAIPQFVNMLFIGFAYGPLTNYVALYAEQNHLSGSGFFYALIAIGLITSRLLTGKLIDRGYLTRLVAIGLSSVTAAYFLFSLIPNQIVFLTAAFLIGAGLGLVFPGYQTMCVNLARHDQRGTATSTYLTGWDLGIGIGILVGGPLAEAFSYSTMFLFCAALLLVSAVFFVKKTAPHYLKNRLE from the coding sequence ATGGAAAAGCTTTGGTCTCGGGAATTTGTTCTAGTCGGTATTACAAATTTTCTTTTATTTTTTTCGTTTTACGAACTTTTGCCGATTCTTCCGCTTTATATTTTTGAAAAATTTCAAGCTGGGGCGGCGATTTCAGGAGTGATCATTTCGCTTTATACGATTGGTGCGCTTTTTTGTCGTCCGTTTGCGGGATTTCTCGTGGATAGTTTTCCGCGGAAGCCTTTGTATTTGTTGATGTATTTGGTCTTTTCGGCGATGTTTATCGGGTATGCGGCAGCGGGAACTCTTTTTGTGCTCGGCGTTATCCGATTTTTACACGGCGTCGGTTTCGGTATCGCAAGTACAGCGGGCAGCACGATTGTTATCGATGTGTTGCCTTCGAGTCGCCGCGGCGAAGGCATCGGCTATTTTGGTGTGACGACAAATCTCGCTTTTGCAACGGGACCGATGACGGGAATGTTTTTATACGAAGCGTATGGCGCAAATCCGGTTATTGCACTTTCGGTTATTTTATGTGTAATCGGACTTATTTTAATTTTCCCGATTCGGACGAAAGCGAAGCCGATTAAGAAAGATACTGCGCCGATTTCTCTCGATCGTTTCTTTTTAACGCGGGCGATTCCGCAATTTGTGAATATGCTTTTTATCGGCTTTGCGTATGGACCGTTGACAAATTATGTCGCCCTTTACGCAGAACAAAATCATCTTTCGGGCTCGGGATTTTTTTATGCGTTAATCGCCATCGGGCTCATTACTTCTAGACTTCTCACGGGAAAGCTTATCGATCGCGGTTATTTGACGCGTCTTGTCGCCATTGGACTTTCGTCGGTAACGGCTGCGTATTTTCTTTTTTCGCTCATTCCAAATCAAATCGTCTTTTTAACGGCGGCGTTTTTAATCGGCGCAGGCCTTGGGCTCGTGTTTCCGGGATACCAAACGATGTGCGTGAATTTGGCGCGGCACGATCAGCGCGGAACGGCGACGAGCACTTATTTGACGGGCTGGGATTTGGGAATTGGCATCGGCATTTTGGTCGGCGGCCCTTTGGCCGAAGCGTTTTCGTATTCGACGATGTTCTTGTTTTGCGCTGCTTTGCTTCTCGTTTCTGCGGTATTTTTTGTCAAGAAAACCGCGCCGCATTATTTGAAAAATCGGTTGGAATAA
- a CDS encoding DUF697 domain-containing protein: MHLKQFFTEIPTSKLSHSSSPDEKVKKLTEAAALKAAMVSATLSAPGGVVGMLASLPDLAAIWRIQAQLVADIAATYGKLGYLTKQSLVWCLCKQSGVQIARDVAMRVGTHFLLKKSKLKLLSRTLPVVGAISSGAYAAYDTYSVSKIAKAYFENSEFQNVEDDDVRYAQAESAENDENLNA, translated from the coding sequence ATGCATCTCAAACAATTTTTCACAGAAATTCCGACATCAAAACTTTCGCATTCTTCGAGTCCCGATGAAAAGGTGAAAAAACTAACCGAAGCCGCTGCGCTCAAAGCAGCGATGGTGAGCGCTACATTATCCGCGCCCGGCGGCGTTGTCGGGATGCTCGCTTCCCTTCCCGATTTAGCGGCGATTTGGCGCATCCAAGCGCAACTTGTCGCAGACATTGCTGCGACCTACGGCAAGCTCGGTTACCTTACAAAGCAATCTCTCGTCTGGTGCCTTTGTAAACAATCCGGCGTTCAAATTGCCCGCGATGTCGCGATGCGCGTCGGCACTCATTTTCTCTTGAAAAAAAGCAAACTCAAATTGCTTTCTCGGACTCTTCCTGTCGTTGGCGCAATCAGCAGCGGTGCGTATGCCGCATACGATACTTATAGCGTTTCCAAAATCGCCAAAGCTTACTTTGAAAATTCCGAATTTCAAAATGTCGAAGACGATGATGTCCGCTATGCCCAAGCTGAATCGGCGGAAAATGACGAAAATTTAAATGCTTAA
- the fusA gene encoding elongation factor G has translation MNEIHKHRNIGISAHIDSGKTTLTERILYFTKKIHAIHEVRGKDGVGATMDSMELEKERGITIQSAATFVNWKNTTINIIDTPGHVDFTIEVERALRVLDGAILVLTGVEGVQSQSITVDRQMKRYHVPRVAFVNKCDRSGANPLRVAVMLKEKLNHNPCVMQIPIGLEDKLRGVVDLIKMKAYYFEGPNGDDLIEKEIPEELKEQAQEYREKLVDCCSDFNDEVMEKALEGDYNDIPAELLKATIRKATIELKMTPVFMGSAHKNIGIQPLLDGVSEYLPDPTEVENIALDVDNGEKEVVLKSEDDKPLVCYAFKLENGQYGQLTYIRIYQGKITKGDSIYNMATGKKVSVGRLRRMHSNQPIDIESAGSGDIVALFGIDCASGTTFTDGSIHYNMTSMHVPNPVIELAIEAKSRDDLEAMSKALNRFTKEDPTFQVYVDKESGQTIIKGMGELHLDVYIERMKREYKVDVEKGKPQVAYRETITRSAKFDYTHKKQTGGSGQFAKVVGEMRPMAVEGDAENTYKFINSVVGGRIPKEFIPSCDKGFQSCMEAGSLIGFPVVGIEMDLQDGAYHEVDSSDMAFQICARMAFRQAFEKAGAQILEPIMKVEITTPTEFQGSVVGNISQRRGNIMGTTEERDETIIEAEVPLSEMFGYMTDLRSMTQGKAEFTMEFKKYAPVPRNIQDELIKKYGDKAKNAQR, from the coding sequence ATGAACGAAATTCACAAACATCGTAACATTGGTATCTCGGCTCACATCGACTCGGGAAAGACCACCCTTACAGAACGCATTCTGTACTTCACCAAGAAAATTCACGCAATCCACGAAGTTCGTGGTAAAGACGGCGTGGGTGCCACCATGGACTCCATGGAACTGGAAAAGGAACGCGGCATCACGATTCAGTCCGCAGCGACCTTTGTGAACTGGAAAAACACCACTATTAACATTATTGATACACCGGGGCACGTGGACTTCACAATCGAAGTGGAACGCGCACTCCGCGTTCTCGATGGTGCTATTCTCGTTTTGACCGGCGTGGAAGGCGTGCAATCTCAGTCGATTACCGTTGACCGCCAGATGAAGCGTTATCACGTTCCTCGCGTCGCTTTCGTGAACAAGTGTGACCGCTCGGGCGCAAATCCGCTCCGCGTTGCTGTGATGCTCAAGGAAAAGCTCAACCACAATCCGTGCGTTATGCAGATTCCTATCGGACTTGAAGACAAGCTCCGCGGCGTCGTCGACCTAATCAAGATGAAGGCTTACTATTTCGAAGGCCCGAACGGCGACGATTTGATCGAAAAAGAAATTCCGGAAGAATTGAAAGAACAAGCTCAAGAATACCGCGAAAAGCTCGTGGACTGCTGCTCTGACTTCAACGACGAAGTCATGGAAAAGGCTCTCGAAGGCGACTACAACGATATTCCGGCCGAACTTCTCAAGGCTACAATCCGCAAGGCAACGATCGAACTCAAGATGACTCCGGTCTTCATGGGTTCTGCACACAAGAACATCGGTATTCAGCCGCTCCTCGATGGCGTTTCCGAATACCTCCCGGACCCGACCGAAGTTGAAAACATCGCTCTCGATGTGGACAACGGCGAAAAAGAAGTCGTTCTCAAGTCCGAAGATGACAAGCCGCTCGTTTGCTACGCGTTCAAGCTTGAAAACGGTCAGTATGGTCAGTTGACTTACATCCGTATTTATCAAGGTAAGATTACGAAGGGCGATTCCATTTACAATATGGCAACCGGTAAGAAGGTTTCCGTGGGTCGTCTCCGCCGTATGCACTCCAACCAGCCGATCGATATCGAATCTGCAGGTTCGGGCGACATCGTAGCCCTCTTTGGTATTGACTGCGCTTCGGGTACCACCTTTACCGATGGCTCGATTCACTACAACATGACTTCGATGCACGTGCCGAATCCGGTGATTGAACTTGCTATCGAAGCCAAGAGCCGCGATGACCTCGAAGCGATGTCCAAGGCTCTCAACCGCTTCACCAAGGAAGACCCGACGTTCCAAGTTTACGTGGACAAAGAAAGTGGCCAGACCATCATCAAGGGTATGGGCGAACTTCACCTCGATGTTTACATTGAACGTATGAAGCGCGAATATAAAGTCGACGTGGAAAAGGGTAAACCGCAGGTGGCTTACCGCGAAACCATTACTCGTTCTGCAAAGTTCGATTACACGCACAAGAAGCAGACAGGTGGTTCGGGTCAGTTCGCAAAGGTCGTCGGCGAAATGCGTCCGATGGCAGTCGAAGGCGATGCCGAAAATACATACAAATTCATCAACAGTGTCGTCGGCGGACGTATTCCGAAGGAATTCATTCCGTCTTGCGATAAGGGATTCCAGAGCTGCATGGAAGCAGGTTCGCTCATCGGCTTCCCGGTCGTCGGCATTGAAATGGACCTTCAAGATGGTGCCTACCACGAAGTTGACTCTTCGGATATGGCGTTCCAGATTTGCGCTCGTATGGCATTCCGTCAGGCTTTCGAAAAGGCTGGCGCTCAAATCCTCGAACCGATTATGAAAGTGGAAATCACGACTCCGACCGAATTCCAGGGTAGCGTCGTCGGCAACATTTCTCAACGCCGCGGCAACATCATGGGCACGACCGAAGAACGTGACGAAACCATCATCGAAGCAGAAGTACCGCTTTCCGAAATGTTCGGTTACATGACGGACCTCCGCTCCATGACTCAGGGTAAAGCTGAATTCACCATGGAATTCAAGAAGTACGCCCCGGTTCCGCGCAACATTCAGGACGAACTCATCAAGAAGTACGGCGACAAGGCGAAGAACGCTCAACGCTAA
- a CDS encoding HD domain-containing protein, producing the protein MTLNEALAIAEKAHAGLKDKAGGPYIDFLKSVAEHLKNKGESEEVQALAVLQDILTPATKLSEEDVLKMGVPAEMIARIKKMTYHKNQGWIDEYSCKLMAQGVPAEESTYEAREKEFVHFVKTLKDDPIAAKAKAAILSVLQEDKYIHRQERRELKTQFRLKKYKAAIAALEE; encoded by the coding sequence ATGACATTAAACGAAGCTCTCGCCATTGCCGAAAAAGCCCACGCAGGTCTCAAAGATAAAGCGGGCGGTCCATACATTGACTTTCTCAAAAGTGTGGCGGAACATTTGAAAAATAAAGGCGAATCCGAAGAGGTGCAAGCTCTTGCTGTTTTGCAAGATATTCTCACGCCGGCGACGAAACTCTCCGAAGAAGATGTCCTTAAAATGGGCGTCCCTGCCGAGATGATTGCACGCATCAAGAAGATGACCTATCACAAGAATCAAGGTTGGATTGACGAATACAGCTGCAAATTGATGGCTCAAGGCGTCCCCGCCGAAGAATCTACTTACGAAGCCCGCGAAAAAGAATTCGTCCACTTCGTCAAGACTTTGAAAGACGATCCCATTGCAGCGAAAGCAAAAGCCGCCATTTTGAGCGTCCTTCAAGAAGACAAGTACATTCATCGCCAAGAACGTCGCGAACTCAAGACGCAATTCCGTCTGAAGAAGTATAAAGCAGCGATTGCGGCACTCGAAGAATAA